A single window of Dendropsophus ebraccatus isolate aDenEbr1 chromosome 5, aDenEbr1.pat, whole genome shotgun sequence DNA harbors:
- the AMELX gene encoding amelogenin, X isoform — translation MKSWIVFTSLLGAAFSIPLPPHPQHPGYVNLSYEILTPLKWYQSMMKHQYPSYGYEPMSGWLKNPVAPMSPVMPQQQLLNPHAIPKLPLHHPMLMPQPPMVPIPGHHSMFPPPPSHQLNPTYFTNPENQRPTHTQPMEPPKPDLSNQPGQPNYPNQPQPPLVEERPLEPWSPVSKTQLEELD, via the exons ATGAAGTCTTGGATTGTGTTCACGTCACTCCTTGGAGCTGCTTTCTCCATACCA CTTCCACCTCATCCTCAGCATCCGGGATATGTCAATTTAAGTTATGAG ATACTGACACCTTTAAAATGGTACCAGTCCATGATGAAGCATCAG TATCCTTCTTATGGCTACGAACCGATGTCTGGATGGCTAAAGAATCCAGTGGCTCCCATGTCTCCAGTGATGCCACAACAACAGCTCCTAAATCCACATGCAATTCCTAAACTACCTTTACACCACCCTATGCTAATGCCGCAACCACCAATGGTGCCCATACCTGGCCATCATTCAAtgtttcctcctcccccctcacatcagttAAATCCAACTTACTTCACAAACCCTGAAAATCAAAGGccaacacacacacaacctatggAGCCACCAAAGCCTGACCTTTCAAACCAACCAGGTCAGCCAAACTACCCGAACCAACCACAGCCTCCTCTAGTCGAAGAAAGACCACTTGAGCCTTGGTCACCAGTAAGCAAGACCCAGTTAGAGGAGCTG GATTAA